The following are encoded in a window of Arthrobacter antioxidans genomic DNA:
- a CDS encoding MerR family transcriptional regulator, giving the protein MSDATPEVAEAGRTMHIGELAERTGLSLRTIRHYDDVGILPATARTEGGFRVYSEEDLERLMVIRRMKPLGFTLEEMTDLLSVLDALQQETDQGAVDELRARVATFRDTAVQRRDKMVETLARADEFIDVLTRY; this is encoded by the coding sequence ATGAGCGATGCGACACCGGAGGTCGCCGAGGCGGGCCGGACCATGCATATCGGTGAGCTTGCCGAGCGCACAGGCCTGTCCCTGCGGACGATCCGCCACTATGACGACGTCGGTATCCTCCCGGCGACCGCCCGCACGGAGGGCGGGTTCCGCGTCTACAGCGAGGAGGATCTCGAGCGGCTGATGGTGATCCGCCGGATGAAGCCGCTGGGTTTCACGCTCGAGGAGATGACGGATCTCCTCTCCGTCCTGGATGCCCTGCAGCAGGAGACGGACCAGGGAGCGGTCGACGAGCTGCGCGCGCGCGTGGCCACCTTCCGTGACACGGCCGTCCAACGGCGGGACAAGATGGTCGAGACCCTCGCCCGCGCCGACGAGTTCATCGACGTCCTCACCCGCTACTAG